Within the Nicotiana tabacum cultivar K326 chromosome 11, ASM71507v2, whole genome shotgun sequence genome, the region AATTTCTGCTATCCATCAAACTGAAAGGTCAAAGTAGTGACAATTATTAGAACTCGTCTGATGTAATAAAACTTTATAAGGAGAAAGTCTATAAGGAGTAAATGTATCACATGAATTACCTCTCTTAGCATAAAAATCATGAGCAAAGGAGCATACTCAATTAATTGATGATGATGTTAGTAGGAAACCAGATGAACCAAAATCTTTCTGGATAGTTAAGGAACGAAAAGCATAATTATCCAAGGTGAATATGCAAAAGATACAAAATACAATATCCTCTACGATAGTAAATAAAACAACCAGAAGGCAAGAATCAAGACGATgatgaagagttgagaaaggagTTCCGGCCATCTCAACAACGTAGCACTAGAATAGTTTCTTTCTTTGACCATGGTTCGAATACAATTTCCGATTTAGGAGATGCCCGAGGGAACCGCAACAACTCCTTTGAGATCTTCAAGGATTGGCTTTCATTAATACTTGAATCTACCAAAAGGATGGCCTTACGGAGTAAAGGGGCAAAGCCAAGTATGAACCTTACAAAGCGCAATTCAGTTCTTGAACCATAGAATCTGCTTATACGCAATGTTTGAAGATTATTGAGTCCTGGTTCCGCGCAGTCTGGTTCTTCAAAATAATTTACATCAACTTCCATATCACCTATGTTCCCCTGGCTGGACTAAAAGTAGTTTAAAAGTGAAGTAATGTTTTCAGCTCTTTACTCATAAAATGATTAAAAACTCATGAATTTAGCTACTTACAAGAAATTGAAGTATCTTCAAATTGGGACAACTTCTAAGAATCCTTAGAAGGGCAAATATTTGATCTTCATCATCAAAATTATAATGAGCAAAATAGAGAGATCTCAAATTGGTGAGGCGCGTGGGAAGACTCTCTGCTCTAGTATCAGAAGCCAAAACCTAGACAGCAAAAAAACACAAAAGAATAAGGTTAAACAGTACATATATGTGCATTATTCTGAGCTGTGCAGATAAAATCAATTTTTGCAACTAACCTTGAGGAAGTATCTGCCCAAAATAAGATGACTAACATTATGCCAACAGCTGAGAAAATCGGTCAAATTCATCGCTTTATCTTGTCTGTTTTGTGATACTTCTTCTTGGGATGTAAATCCAAGTGTTCTCAGCATCCCACATTCCATGAAAGAACTCAATTTAAGGGTACCACAGCTATGCAAAAATAATATTGAAAGTTCTGGGGCATGTATATTGAAGAAATGAAGACCACTGCAATACACAAAACACAGAATCTTAAGGTTTGGCATCCAAAGGGAAGAATGTGCAACGTCTAATTCAAAGGCAACTCGCATAAGGTGAATCCATTTGAGCATGTGGAAACCCCTAAAACTGCATGGCGGCCTGAAAATGCAGTTCAACAGGCCCAAACGTTCTAGTCCCACACCATACACATATGAAGGCAATTTATAAGGAgcattgacattgttttgattcTGAAGAGTGAGATTCACGAGACCATTCCTTGACAAAAATAGCATCCATCGATCGACAACTGAGTGCTGAGAAGAAGGTATTATCGATATATCCAGGAAGAAGGTCTTAATGGCTCCATGGTGTTGGAACAGAATTGTACTAATGATTTCTATTGTGTCTGATGGTGTTCTCTTTGTGCAAAACCGTGCACCAAACACGAGTTTCGGGTTTGAAGCCCAAACATATCTCCATGCTCTAGACAAAACACTCATTTTTGAGGCATCCTCAATGGACATATGATCCTGAATCTGGTGTATAACATTAATAGGAAGATCCGTAAGCCTATCGAGTTTGTCCCCTCCAACTGCAAGTCTCTTACAGCTATCTGTCATCGCCATTCTGACTTCTGGTCATTTGAACAAAACAGAGGGAACTTAAACATAAATGAGAACATGTTTCAACATGCTGCATACATTAATCCAACGTAGCTCTACATTATAGTCAAGAAAGTAATGTCATACTTTAAGATGCTTGACATCAATCGAAACTCAGGTCAACTCATGTCTATCACAATAAAATCATGGGGAATGAATATATGTTAGAACAAAGCTCTTGCTATGCAGATAGATAGCATAAGTTGGTCGTCATCCAAACATTTATCAATATTATACACAGTGGCGTAGACACATACAATAAATGGTGGTCAGTTGAACATCGAAAAATTATACTGAGTATATaaatcaaaaattattttttatacatgTATAGTAAATCTTGAATGCCCTTAGCGTAATTCCCGGCTTCGCCATGGATATATACAAACTATTCTACCACGTATGCCATGAAGAAGTTAAGCTTCAAAAAAGATCCAACAATTGCAACTAGGAGAACTTTGGACCATATACAACTTTAAAACATCTTTATCAATGTTATTGAACTATGACAATCccattaaaattaaaaatattgaatgtagtatacatatatttatagtTTATATAGCTTGTTAGTAAGCAATTCTGGCAACATAACTTTAATTAGCTAGTACTAAAGAGTTTTTTTACACCTGAATATAAAgaatactactactactactacaacaAACCGAGTGTAATCCCACGAGtgggggtctgaggagggtagtgtatacgcacaGGGGCGAATGCAGCAAGCGAGTGCTTTGAACCCAGTACTTTTGATGCGGATCATAAATTTATTTGTAAAAATCTATcacaattacaaaaaatagtagatatgaaaccataactttaaatatactatgagttcaatgctaaaaacattAAAGGTTGAACCCATAGTATTTAAATCTTAGATCCGCCTCGTACCATGAAAAGGTGGAGGGGTTGTTTCCGATAGAACATCGGCACAAGGAAGCCTGGATATAAAGAATGAGTATAGTATATATACCATCACAATTTCAGTTCATTGAAACGTATAATTAACTTGTAAAAGTACatataatacaacaacaacaagtagTCCACTAAATTTCCATTAGTGAGGTCTGAGGAGAGTAAAatatacgcagccttacccctgtCCTGGAAgagtagagagattgtttccggtGGTAAAAGTATATATCCAGTTACAATAATCACAATTTACCTTAAGAAAGGAAGGGGTTTGGGGCTAATTATCAAaagagattttttttcttttttcttttttaaaataaaaaagaatgaaGAAGGAAAACATACAATTTGATACCTTTAAAGAGGGATGTCAATATGAATATTTGAGG harbors:
- the LOC107812604 gene encoding F-box/FBD/LRR-repeat protein At1g13570-like, producing the protein MAMTDSCKRLAVGGDKLDRLTDLPINVIHQIQDHMSIEDASKMSVLSRAWRYVWASNPKLVFGARFCTKRTPSDTIEIISTILFQHHGAIKTFFLDISIIPSSQHSVVDRWMLFLSRNGLVNLTLQNQNNVNAPYKLPSYVYGVGLERLGLLNCIFRPPCSFRGFHMLKWIHLMRVAFELDVAHSSLWMPNLKILCFVYCSGLHFFNIHAPELSILFLHSCGTLKLSSFMECGMLRTLGFTSQEEVSQNRQDKAMNLTDFLSCWHNVSHLILGRYFLKVLASDTRAESLPTRLTNLRSLYFAHYNFDDEDQIFALLRILRSCPNLKILQFLVSS